The following coding sequences are from one Ornithodoros turicata isolate Travis chromosome 1, ASM3712646v1, whole genome shotgun sequence window:
- the LOC135389103 gene encoding uncharacterized protein LOC135389103, producing the protein MPAFNESKDDLDAYMMRFERVEEGQKWPKEQWATALSMCLSGKALSVFGRLPATECTEYSKLKEALLKRFRMTEDGFREKFKTAKSLEGETPAQYIARLDNYWCRWLELSNTKKEYEEVKVLMLREQFLSQCEPGLAVFLRERKDKSLQELAERAEQYMNARGHTNLCKKPTGREKVELSAKPFDKQDKANGKKPSKESRACFLCGCTGHIAAECRSFSGSGQFQKCTKCGKRGHLSWKCRSTQEAGTKAGTAKEAASVCIEKGYVELKDGQKREFSKETGVLELQLVVPKRYRVAVLQLAHEGLLAGHLGCRKTEERILTSFYWPGVVSDVKKFVKSCAICQRTTPKGKTRKVPLEKVPVIGTPFHRVAIDIVGPLFPRTQGGNRCILTMVDYATRHPDAVALPSIETERVAEALVSMFSRVGIPREILSDRGSSFTSEVMKEVSRLLSVKQLHTTPYHPMANGLVEKFNGTLKSMLKKTCQERPKDWDRYLEALLFAYREVPQESLGFSPFELFTSWNYGTETCKLAHEELQRAGARYKKFYDKSSKKRELQPGDNVLILLPTDHNKLLMQWKGPFEVLAKKSEVDYEIGLDSGGKLFHINLLKKYEERDTEEENSVDENVCVVVTAEEEENETLHLLPTDRTETNDVKIGPTLTPKQRVGIQHLLSEFPAIFSDIPGKTNLTECDFGSTTNNPVNTKQYPLPFAVRETIEEEVQNMLRLGIIEKSNSPYNSPVLVVRKQDGTHRLCVDFRRLNDVLIFDCEAVPRADELLATVGNRTYFSKLDFTKGYWQIPLSEAAKPKTAFSTSTGLYQFCFMPFGLKTAPAAFTKLMRKLLSDIDGVVHYYDDVLVATATWHEHLAVLRQVFQRVQSAGLTVKPTKCELGSEAVDFLGHRIGNGVIAPLTKTLEKIQNVNRLQTKRQVRSFLGLAGYYRNFIPRYSEFAAPLSDLTKKGKPNKVTWETQHESAFQELKKHLSRAPVLRLPDFEKEFVLCTDASDRSIGDVLQQEHDGVLQPVSYASRKLLPREAAYVAIEREGLALLWGVQTFTTYLYGKPFTIQTDHEPLLYINKQRHLNNSVLRWSLQLQEYSFRVQYVKGSENRVADYSSRIQMHY; encoded by the exons ATGCCAGCTTTCAACGAAAGCAAAGATGACCTCGACGCATACATGATGCGATTTGAGCGCGTAGAAGAGGGCCAGAAGTGGCCAAAAGAGCAGTGGGCAACGGCCCTAAGTATGTGCTTGAGTGGGAAAGCGTTGAGCGTATTCGGGAGACTACCTGCTACAGAGTGTACCGAGTATAGCAAGCTTAAAGAAGCTCTGCTCAAAAGATTTCGAATGACGGAGGATGGATTCCGGGAAAAATTCAAGACAGCGAAGTCACTCGAGGGGGAGACCCCGGCCCAATACATTGCGCGACTTGACAATTACTGGTGTCGGTGGTTAGAGCTGTCAAACACCAAGAAGGAATATGAAGAGGTCAAGGTTCTCATGCTTAGAGAGCAGTTTTTGTCGCAGTGTGAACCGGGACTTGCAGTATTCCTGAGAGAAAGGAAAGACAAGAGTCTGCAAGAGCTAGCAGAGCGCGCCGAACAATACATGAATGCCAGAGGCCATACGAACCTGTGTAAAAAGCCTACTGGGAGAGAAAAGGTCGAACTGAGCGCGAAACCGTTCGACAAACAAGACAAAGCGAATGGGAAGAAACCCAGTAAAGAATCGCGTGCGTGCTTCCTGTGTGGATGTACTGGGCACATTGCTGCGGAATGTCGTTCATTTTCCGGCAGCGGTCAGTTTCAGAAGTGTACGAAATGTGGAAAGAGAGGGCACCTAAGCTGGAAGTGCCGCTCAACTCAGGAGGCTGGGACTAAAGCAGGGACCGCTAAAGAAGCAGCATCGGTGTGTATTGAGAAGGGCTACGTGGAGCTCAAAGATGGGCAGAAG AGAGAATTCTCAAAGGAAACAGGTGTGCTCGAGTTGCAGTTGGTTGTACCCAAGAGATACAGAGTGGCTGTGCTCCAGCTGGCCCACGAGGGACTGTTGGCAGGACACTTGGGATGCCGAAAAACCGAGGAACGGATTCTGACAAGTTTCTACTGGCCAGGAGTTGTAAGTGATGTGAAGAAGTTCGTTAAGTCTTGCGCCATCTGTCAGAGGACAACACCGAAGGGGAAGACGCGAAAAGTGCCACTCGAGAAGGTGCCTGTTATCGGTACTCCATTCCATCGCGTGGCAATTGACATCGTCGGTCCACTTTTTCCTCGCACGCAGGGAGGCAATCGCTGTATTTTAACTATGGTGGATTATGCAACCAGGCACCCCGATGCTGTCGCACTCCCAAGCATCGAGACAGAAAGGGTGGCAGAGGCTCTCGTCAGTATGTTTTCTCGTGTCGGGATTCCCCGTGAGATCCTAAGCGATCGAGGGAGCAGCTTCACATCTGAAGTCATGAAAGAGGTGAGCCGTCTCCTCTCGGTGAAACAGCTTCATACGACGCCTTACCACCCTATGGCTAACGGACTTGTCGAAAAGTTCAACGGGACTTTGAAATCCATGCTAAAGAAAACGTGCCAAGAAAGACCCAAGGATTGGGACCGGTATCTCGAGGCACTGTTGTTTGCCTATCGGGAAGTGCCCCAAGAAAGCCTCGGATTCTCCCCGTTTGAGCTCTT TACGTCGTGGAACTACGGAACCGAGACATGTAAACTGGCTCATGAGGAACTACAGCGGGCAGGAGCAAGGTACAAGAAGTTTTATGACAAGAGTAGCAAGAAGCGTGAGCTTCAACCGGGCGACAACGTGCTGATCTTGCTTCCCACTGACCACAATAAATTGCTGATGCAATGGAAAGGCCCATTTGAAGTTCTGGCGAAAAAGTCGGAAGTCGACTACGAGATTGGCCTGGACAGCGGAGGTAAGCTGTTTCATATCAATCTCCTCAAGAAGTACGAGGAACGGGACACCGAAGAGGAAAACAGCGTGGACGAGAACGTGTGTGTCGTAGTGACCGCAGAAGAAGAGGAGAATGAAACCCTACACTTGCTGCCAACTGACCGCACTGAGACGAACGATGTCAAGATTGGTCCTACCCTGACTCCCAAACAGCGTGTAGGAATACAGCATCTGCTCTCGGAGTTCCCTGCAATATTTTCCGACATACCGGGAAAGACAAATTTAACTGAGTGCGATTTCGGGTCGACAACTAATAATCCCGTAAACACCAAGCAATACCCCCTTCCCTTTGCGGTGCGAGAAACGATCGAAGAGGAGGTGCAGAACATGCTGAGGCTCGGGATCATCGAGAAATCCAACTCGCCGTATAACTCACCCGTGTTGGTTGTCAGGAAGCAGGACGGGACCCATCGGctttgcgtcgatttccgtcgccTAAACGATGTGCTCATATTTGACTGCGAGGCTGTTCCCAGAGCCGACGAGCTTCTGGCCACGGTGGGAAACAGAACTTACTTTTCCAAACTGGACTTTACGAAAGGCTATTGGCAAATACCACTCTCTGAAGCAGCCAAGCCGAAGACAGCGTTTTCTACATCTACCGGCCTGTACCAGTTTTGTTTCATGCCGTTTGGCTTGAAAACGGCACCCGCAGCTTTCACTAAGTTGATGAGAAAGCTTCTAAGTGACATTGATGGAGTCGTACACTATTACGACGACGTCCTCGTGGCAACCGCTACGTGGCACGAACACCTTGCTGTGTTGCGACAGGTGTTCCAGCGCGTACAGTCTGCAGGACTTACCGTGAAGCCAACAAAGTGCGAGCTAGGGTCTGAAGCGGTGGACTTCTTGGGTCACCGAATCGGGAATGGTGTGATAGCACCGCTGACAAAGACGCTCGAAAAAATACAGAATGTGAACCGTCTCCAGACTAAGCGTCAGGTTCGATCCTTTTTAGGACTCGCGGGATACTACAGAAATTTTATCCCCAGATACTCCGAGTTCGCCGCTCCATTGAGCGACCTGACCAAGAAGGGAAAACCGAACAAAGTGACATGGGAGACACAGCATGAAAGCGCATTCCAGGAACTCAAGAAGCACCTCTCACGGGCACCTGTTCTGAGGCTGCCCGACTTCGAAAAGGAATTCGTGCTATGCACAGATGCTTCGGATCGCAGCATTGGAGATGTGCTTCAACAGGAACATGACGGCGTGCTGCAGCCAGTGTCTTACGCAAGCCGAAAGCTCCTTCCGAGGGAAGCTGCATATGTGGCAATCGAGCGTGAGGGTCTAGCGCTGTTGTGGGGCGTACAAACTTTCACGACTTACCTCTATGGGAAGCCTTTCACGATCCAGACCGATCACGAACCCTTGTTGTATATTAACAAGCAGAGGCATCTCAATAACAGCGTTCTACGGTGGAGCCTGCAGCTCCAAGAGTATTCCTTCAGAGTGCAATACGTTAAGGGATCAGAAAACAGGGTGGCAGATTATTCAAGCCGCATACAGATGCATTACTAA